A single region of the Prochlorococcus marinus str. MIT 0917 genome encodes:
- a CDS encoding DEAD/DEAH box helicase: MTSSERDTSENEILQNNLNPKEIFPFALDEFQLKAIDSLNQGHSVVVSAPTGSGKTLIGEYAIYRAISHGNKVFYTTPLKALSNQKLRDFRNQFGSSNVGLLTGDLSLNREASILVMTTEIFRNMLYAAADRNDDPLLEIETVVLDECHYMNDAHRGTVWEESIIHCPKSVQFVALSATVANAGQLTDWIEQVHGPTDLISSDLRPVPLEFNFCSAKGLHPLLNEKGTGLHPNCKIWRPTKSHKKRGNLSKPTQPDSPSLGFVISKLAERNMLPAIYFIFSRRGCDKAVKTIASTCLVNQEERKSIQDRFQKYTILNSEGLRDDLHIKALFNGIVSHHAGVLPAWKELIEELFQEGLIKVVFATETLAAGINMPARSTIISTLSKRSDNGHRQLMGSEFLQMAGRAGRRGLDSRGYVVTVQTRFEGVREAGQLATSPADPLISQFTPSYGMVLNLLQRYDLNKSKELIERSFSRYLASLDLVEEEEELSRLKEEFKEYKTFSEDIPWSDFERYEKIKSHLKEERRLLKILQKQSAETLSNELILALEFANNGTLISLKTSQLRGKVTPAVIVQKIQKGDRQSQLLCLTDDNIWILIACKEVVSLYAELTCLDVSHLITPDISRLGEIHHGDLLSNETASIISNLAKKNNMRTAQYDLASEVLSQAKLVKSLDDELLIQPAHRWGDKKKLKKHRRRMDELGIEIHEREQMLYDRSNRHWETFLSLIKVLNHFGCLDDLNPTEIGRSIGSLRGENELWLGLVLMSGHLDELTPVELAGVIQSIVTEVNRPDLWSGFNPSSVADEAFNYLSNIRRELFRVQERFGIEVPILWSSELMGLVAAWARGSTWTDLISNTSLDEGDVVRILRRTNDFLSQIPYCECVSRQLKNNAKAAMKLMDRFPVCEAEDINQAKEKNHELINPATERHNLD, translated from the coding sequence ATGACTTCATCAGAAAGAGATACGTCTGAGAACGAAATCCTCCAAAACAATTTAAATCCAAAGGAAATCTTTCCTTTTGCATTAGATGAGTTTCAACTTAAAGCAATTGACTCACTCAATCAAGGGCATTCTGTAGTTGTTAGTGCTCCTACAGGATCAGGAAAAACCTTAATAGGGGAGTATGCAATTTATAGAGCGATTTCTCATGGAAATAAGGTGTTTTATACAACCCCCTTAAAAGCTTTATCTAACCAAAAACTCAGAGACTTTAGGAATCAATTTGGTTCAAGCAATGTGGGTCTTTTAACTGGTGATTTAAGCCTGAATAGAGAGGCTTCGATTCTTGTTATGACTACTGAAATTTTTAGAAATATGCTTTATGCAGCAGCAGATAGAAATGATGACCCTCTACTTGAGATAGAAACTGTTGTCCTTGATGAATGTCATTACATGAATGATGCTCATAGAGGGACAGTGTGGGAGGAATCAATTATTCATTGTCCTAAATCCGTTCAGTTCGTTGCTCTATCGGCAACCGTTGCCAATGCAGGTCAATTAACTGACTGGATTGAGCAAGTTCATGGACCCACAGATTTGATATCTAGTGATTTAAGACCAGTTCCCCTAGAATTCAATTTTTGTAGTGCGAAAGGTCTTCATCCATTACTCAATGAAAAAGGAACTGGATTACATCCAAACTGTAAGATTTGGCGCCCAACAAAATCACATAAGAAGAGAGGAAACTTATCCAAGCCTACTCAGCCTGATTCTCCTTCACTGGGATTTGTGATATCGAAGTTGGCAGAAAGAAATATGTTACCCGCTATTTATTTCATATTTAGTCGTCGTGGTTGTGATAAGGCTGTGAAAACGATAGCTAGCACTTGTTTAGTGAACCAAGAAGAAAGAAAATCAATTCAAGATCGATTTCAAAAATATACAATTTTGAATTCAGAAGGTTTGAGAGATGATTTACATATCAAAGCTTTATTTAATGGAATCGTATCTCATCATGCAGGAGTTCTTCCTGCCTGGAAGGAGTTAATTGAGGAATTATTTCAAGAGGGATTGATAAAGGTTGTTTTCGCAACTGAAACCTTAGCTGCAGGAATTAATATGCCGGCGAGAAGCACAATTATATCTACTTTGTCGAAGAGATCCGATAATGGACATCGTCAATTAATGGGTAGTGAATTCTTACAAATGGCTGGTAGAGCTGGAAGAAGAGGTCTTGACTCTAGAGGCTATGTGGTTACTGTACAAACTCGATTTGAAGGGGTTCGAGAAGCTGGTCAATTAGCTACCAGCCCAGCCGATCCATTGATTAGTCAATTCACGCCCAGCTATGGCATGGTATTGAATCTATTACAGCGTTATGATTTAAACAAATCAAAAGAATTGATAGAGAGAAGCTTTAGTAGATACTTGGCGAGCTTGGATTTGGTTGAAGAAGAAGAAGAGTTATCCAGATTAAAAGAGGAATTTAAAGAGTATAAAACTTTTTCAGAAGACATACCATGGTCAGATTTTGAAAGATATGAGAAAATCAAAAGTCATCTAAAGGAAGAAAGAAGACTATTAAAAATCCTCCAAAAACAATCAGCAGAAACCTTATCTAATGAATTGATCTTAGCCTTAGAATTTGCAAATAATGGAACCCTCATAAGTCTGAAGACATCACAGTTACGAGGAAAAGTTACACCTGCAGTCATTGTTCAAAAAATACAAAAAGGTGATAGACAATCTCAATTGTTATGCTTAACAGATGACAATATTTGGATACTTATTGCTTGTAAGGAAGTTGTTAGTCTTTATGCTGAATTAACTTGCTTAGACGTTTCACATCTTATAACTCCTGATATTAGTAGATTAGGTGAAATACATCATGGTGATTTACTAAGTAATGAAACAGCTTCAATAATTTCAAATTTGGCTAAGAAAAATAATATGAGAACGGCTCAATATGACCTTGCTAGTGAAGTTTTATCTCAAGCTAAATTAGTTAAATCTCTGGATGATGAATTATTGATTCAGCCAGCTCATCGATGGGGTGATAAGAAAAAATTAAAGAAGCATAGACGAAGAATGGATGAACTAGGTATTGAAATACATGAACGTGAACAGATGCTCTACGACAGGTCTAATCGTCACTGGGAAACTTTCTTATCACTAATTAAAGTACTAAACCATTTCGGATGCCTGGACGATTTAAATCCAACTGAAATCGGCAGAAGTATTGGATCTTTAAGAGGTGAAAATGAGTTATGGTTAGGATTGGTTTTGATGAGTGGACATCTTGATGAACTAACACCCGTAGAATTAGCTGGTGTTATTCAGTCAATTGTTACTGAAGTAAATCGTCCTGATTTATGGTCTGGATTTAATCCTAGTTCAGTTGCAGATGAAGCGTTTAATTATTTATCAAATATTCGAAGAGAGTTGTTTAGAGTTCAAGAAAGATTTGGTATTGAAGTCCCGATCCTATGGAGTTCAGAATTAATGGGTTTAGTAGCAGCCTGGGCTCGAGGAAGTACTTGGACGGATTTAATTTCAAATACTTCCTTAGATGAGGGGGATGTCGTAAGGATTTTAAGAAGAACAAATGATTTTCTTTCACAGATTCCCTATTGCGAGTGTGTGAGTAGGCAACTCAAAAATAATGCCAAGGCAGCGATGAAACTAATGGATAGATTTCCAGTTTGTGAAGCTGAAGATATTAATCAAGCAAAAGAGAAAAATCATGAACTTATTAACCCAGCTACTGAAAGACATAATTTAGATTGA
- a CDS encoding aminotransferase class I/II-fold pyridoxal phosphate-dependent enzyme, producing the protein MPAIPNSRIRKLRTWVPGKRSSELIGVDENQNQITLIDLASNDYLDLARHPLLIEAARQSLETDGVGSGGSRFITGSRNIHQRLETKLAQWLDREIVLIYPSGFQANLAAVLALTDRHTHVICDRLIHHSLLVGVKASGAKLTRFKHNNLSDLERLLKKSRQSNPKKQPLVITESLFSMEGTTAPIKEISKLCIKYDSKLLIDEAHAFGVMGPEGRGESFGLKEPISIISGTFGKAFGSGGAFLATDKITGENLIQNSGAFRYTTALAPPLCASALAALNLIESNPNWGSELKEKSIALRERLSQIGWQRPVGGGPIISIILGSDELAMDYQKRLEVQRLLTVAIRPPTVPEGKSRLRIVIRRNTPVQAFERLIDVLKNK; encoded by the coding sequence ATGCCTGCAATCCCTAACTCTAGAATTCGTAAATTGAGGACTTGGGTTCCAGGAAAAAGATCATCAGAATTGATTGGTGTAGATGAAAATCAAAATCAAATAACGTTAATTGACCTAGCGAGTAATGACTATCTAGATCTGGCAAGACATCCATTATTAATTGAGGCAGCTAGACAATCCTTAGAAACTGATGGGGTTGGTTCTGGAGGATCAAGATTTATTACTGGTAGTAGAAATATTCATCAAAGACTTGAAACGAAGCTTGCCCAATGGCTTGATCGTGAGATTGTCCTAATTTACCCGAGTGGCTTTCAGGCTAATCTGGCTGCGGTTTTAGCACTCACTGATCGTCACACTCATGTCATTTGTGATCGCCTGATACATCATTCTCTGCTCGTTGGAGTAAAAGCGAGTGGAGCAAAGCTTACTAGATTCAAGCACAACAATTTATCTGACCTAGAAAGACTTTTAAAAAAATCCAGACAAAGCAATCCTAAAAAACAGCCTTTAGTAATTACTGAAAGCCTTTTTAGTATGGAGGGTACAACAGCACCCATAAAAGAAATTTCAAAGCTTTGCATTAAGTATGATTCAAAGTTATTGATAGACGAAGCTCATGCTTTTGGCGTTATGGGCCCAGAAGGAAGAGGAGAATCTTTTGGACTCAAAGAACCTATATCAATTATCAGTGGGACCTTTGGTAAAGCATTTGGAAGTGGGGGAGCATTTCTAGCAACAGACAAGATAACAGGAGAAAATTTAATACAAAACTCTGGGGCATTTCGCTATACAACTGCTTTAGCTCCTCCACTTTGTGCAAGTGCTTTAGCGGCGTTAAATTTAATTGAAAGCAACCCTAACTGGGGTAGCGAACTGAAAGAGAAATCAATAGCCTTAAGAGAAAGATTGTCTCAAATTGGGTGGCAACGTCCTGTTGGGGGAGGTCCAATAATCTCCATAATTCTAGGTTCAGACGAATTAGCCATGGATTATCAAAAGAGACTTGAGGTACAACGCCTTCTAACTGTTGCGATCCGTCCACCAACTGTTCCTGAAGGTAAATCTAGACTCAGGATAGTGATCAGACGAAATACTCCCGTACAGGCCTTCGAAAGACTTATCGACGTTCTTAAAAACAAATGA
- a CDS encoding alpha/beta hydrolase, which translates to MKEIIAMHGWAGDSHQWSNWEKVFKSCDWEWQTSERGYKEIRPHNPKWNHNSNQFELKRVAICHSLGSHLIDKEVLYSATHVVLINSFSRFIPINKENRHIELALNRMMNAINTPNEAAMLRKFHIKAYKPNYIDVKSSESNLLQISDSGRLRLKNDLKLLMNSDSLPIGLKSSTKVLIVNSEQDYILTNQTKEKLAEDLIKHLETVPKTINLQDDGHSITKIKNIKKVKHWLELDHAQNMV; encoded by the coding sequence ATGAAAGAAATAATTGCCATGCATGGCTGGGCTGGTGATAGTCATCAATGGTCAAATTGGGAAAAGGTATTTAAAAGTTGTGATTGGGAATGGCAAACTTCTGAACGCGGATATAAAGAGATACGTCCTCATAACCCCAAATGGAATCACAACTCAAATCAATTCGAACTTAAAAGAGTTGCTATATGTCACTCTCTTGGTTCACATTTGATAGATAAAGAAGTTTTATACTCAGCTACTCATGTTGTATTAATCAATAGTTTTAGTCGTTTTATTCCAATTAACAAAGAGAACCGCCATATAGAGCTGGCACTCAACAGGATGATGAATGCAATTAATACACCTAACGAAGCAGCTATGTTAAGGAAATTTCATATAAAAGCTTATAAACCTAATTACATAGATGTTAAGTCATCCGAATCAAACCTCCTTCAGATTTCAGATTCAGGAAGGTTAAGACTAAAAAATGATTTAAAACTTCTTATGAATTCTGATTCTCTTCCAATTGGCTTAAAGAGTTCCACTAAAGTACTTATTGTTAACAGTGAACAAGACTATATTTTAACTAATCAAACTAAAGAAAAGCTAGCTGAAGATTTAATAAAGCACCTTGAGACCGTACCCAAAACAATTAACCTTCAAGACGACGGGCATTCCATCACAAAAATTAAAAATATCAAAAAAGTCAAACACTGGCTAGAATTGGATCATGCACAAAACATGGTCTAG
- a CDS encoding methyltransferase domain-containing protein — MHKTWSSQVNKNFNEAALSYNDSASIQKSTALKLAKICSHHSIKHGLWIDLGTGTGLLAQSLEDLHPNQYVVRLDNSKKMLDQHSDKSVKKLWDLNNGLPKWSEKPNLLASSFVLHWLNHPQKKLKEWLNSLSLDGWIALAIPIKGSFPEWSEAAEKANLTCTALDLPSYDSLIRVVPKQSILYNKIEVIKQTAKKATSLLKPMIKVGAQSSQKDQLSVSDWRHLLSFWPISNKDKQVSLSWSIQFLLIKR, encoded by the coding sequence ATGCACAAAACATGGTCTAGCCAAGTTAATAAAAACTTCAACGAAGCTGCATTAAGTTATAACGATTCAGCATCAATTCAAAAAAGTACTGCTTTAAAACTTGCAAAAATATGTTCTCATCATTCAATTAAACATGGACTATGGATTGATCTTGGCACTGGCACTGGACTACTCGCTCAATCATTAGAAGATCTACATCCAAACCAATATGTAGTGAGATTGGATAATTCTAAAAAGATGCTTGATCAACATTCAGACAAGAGTGTTAAAAAACTTTGGGATTTAAATAATGGGTTACCTAAGTGGTCTGAAAAACCGAATTTATTAGCTTCAAGTTTTGTTTTACATTGGCTTAATCATCCACAAAAAAAACTTAAGGAATGGTTGAATTCTCTAAGTTTAGATGGATGGATTGCTTTAGCGATCCCAATAAAGGGAAGTTTTCCAGAATGGTCTGAAGCCGCAGAAAAGGCAAATTTAACATGTACGGCTCTTGATTTACCATCATACGACTCACTAATTAGAGTCGTACCGAAACAAAGTATTTTATATAATAAAATTGAAGTTATCAAACAAACAGCGAAGAAGGCTACCTCTTTATTAAAACCGATGATCAAGGTCGGAGCACAAAGTAGTCAGAAGGATCAATTAAGTGTTTCAGATTGGCGACATCTATTGTCTTTTTGGCCAATCTCCAACAAGGATAAACAAGTAAGCCTTAGTTGGTCAATTCAGTTTTTATTAATAAAGCGATGA
- the bioD gene encoding dethiobiotin synthase has protein sequence MSAFKKRIIICGTDTDVGKTIVSSFFVQGLKGIYWKPIQSGTEEGTDTQTVCNLLNLEPNRYLSERYKFKAPVSPHWAAEQESGFIEPSNLKLPDLDELIIIETAGGLMVPLNRDWLQIDQLKDWGAPIILVARTGLGTLNHTLLSLEALKHRNLDVLGIVLNGPSHKDNPKTLEQFGDTKILASLPIFDEVNAKVLSEEWNKQQLDQKLKKYIRN, from the coding sequence ATGAGTGCTTTCAAAAAAAGAATTATTATCTGTGGTACAGATACAGATGTAGGTAAAACGATAGTTAGTAGTTTTTTCGTTCAAGGTCTTAAAGGTATCTACTGGAAACCCATTCAAAGTGGAACAGAGGAAGGTACAGACACCCAAACTGTTTGCAATCTCTTAAATCTTGAACCCAACCGCTATCTTTCTGAAAGATATAAATTCAAGGCTCCTGTCTCTCCTCATTGGGCTGCAGAGCAAGAGTCTGGTTTTATTGAACCAAGCAATTTAAAATTACCTGACTTAGATGAATTAATAATCATCGAGACTGCAGGTGGTTTAATGGTTCCTTTAAATCGGGATTGGTTACAAATAGACCAATTAAAGGATTGGGGAGCACCAATAATTCTTGTAGCCAGGACCGGTCTTGGCACTCTCAATCACACCTTATTAAGTCTAGAAGCCTTGAAACATAGAAATTTAGATGTATTGGGAATAGTATTAAACGGCCCTTCACACAAAGACAATCCGAAGACTCTAGAGCAATTTGGAGATACTAAAATTCTTGCAAGTCTTCCTATCTTTGACGAAGTCAACGCAAAAGTACTTTCAGAAGAGTGGAATAAACAGCAATTAGATCAAAAGCTTAAAAAATACATTCGAAATTAA
- the bioA gene encoding adenosylmethionine--8-amino-7-oxononanoate transaminase encodes MNEKENSNQTIQNPHIWPPFTQLTSSKPQLLVEKAKGALLFPKGRAPIIDGISSWWVTLHGHANEYIAKAIATQAEQLEQIIFADFTHPQAELLANRLSKLTGLEKLFFSDNGSTAVEVALKMARQWWKNKGDNRSQIIAFEGAYHGDTFGAMAVGERNIFSEPFDQMLFPVSRVPWPETWWGDENFERREKEVLETLDQLLKTPTIAVILEPLVQGAGGMRMVRSEFLVEVEKRIRQANSLLITDEVLTGFGRCGELFAFQRAGLKPDLISLSKGLTGGFLPMGVTMSSKRISEGFLGEDPKQTFWHGHSFTANPLGCAAANASLDLLENSPQKYLDFESRHLPHLQTIVKDPRIECPRITGTIAAFNIKVKGKKGYLSYVGKIMKASALSVGVFIRPLGDVVYLMPPLCITDEELEKCYFGIQEGLNSLF; translated from the coding sequence ATGAATGAGAAAGAAAATTCAAATCAAACTATTCAGAATCCTCATATATGGCCACCATTCACACAACTTACATCCTCTAAGCCTCAATTATTGGTTGAAAAAGCCAAAGGAGCCCTCTTATTTCCTAAAGGCAGAGCTCCAATAATCGATGGTATAAGTAGCTGGTGGGTCACTCTTCATGGTCATGCAAATGAATATATTGCTAAGGCTATCGCAACTCAAGCAGAGCAATTAGAACAAATTATCTTTGCAGATTTTACTCATCCTCAAGCTGAGCTATTAGCTAATCGACTAAGTAAATTAACAGGTCTAGAAAAGTTATTCTTTTCAGATAATGGCTCTACAGCAGTAGAAGTAGCTTTAAAAATGGCTCGTCAATGGTGGAAAAATAAAGGTGACAATAGATCTCAAATCATTGCATTCGAAGGTGCCTACCATGGAGATACATTTGGAGCAATGGCAGTAGGCGAACGAAATATATTTAGCGAGCCTTTTGATCAAATGCTATTTCCTGTTAGTAGAGTCCCTTGGCCTGAGACATGGTGGGGCGATGAAAATTTTGAAAGACGAGAAAAGGAGGTTTTAGAAACCCTTGATCAGCTCTTGAAGACACCAACTATTGCAGTAATTCTTGAGCCATTAGTGCAAGGGGCTGGAGGGATGCGAATGGTTCGTTCAGAATTTTTAGTTGAAGTGGAAAAAAGAATTCGTCAGGCTAATTCTTTACTAATTACAGATGAAGTATTAACTGGCTTTGGAAGGTGTGGAGAACTATTCGCTTTTCAAAGAGCAGGATTAAAACCAGACCTTATATCACTCTCAAAAGGGTTAACTGGTGGATTCCTACCGATGGGAGTGACTATGTCAAGCAAAAGGATTTCTGAAGGTTTCCTGGGAGAAGATCCTAAGCAAACTTTCTGGCATGGTCATAGTTTCACAGCTAACCCCTTAGGCTGTGCAGCTGCAAATGCAAGCTTAGATCTTTTAGAAAACTCCCCTCAAAAATATTTGGATTTTGAGTCACGTCATCTACCTCATCTCCAAACAATAGTTAAAGATCCAAGAATTGAATGTCCAAGAATTACAGGAACCATTGCTGCTTTTAATATTAAAGTGAAAGGTAAAAAAGGGTATTTAAGTTACGTTGGGAAAATCATGAAAGCAAGTGCATTGAGTGTTGGTGTTTTCATTAGGCCATTAGGAGATGTAGTTTATCTAATGCCACCACTCTGTATCACCGATGAAGAACTAGAAAAATGCTATTTTGGAATCCAAGAGGGGTTAAATTCCCTATTCTAG
- a CDS encoding J domain-containing protein → MTPSSNCYELLGVATSANNAELRKAFHQLSKQLHPDTTSLPSDEATRQFQNVCEAYDLLSDPVLRANYDLFIEKENNLIRQKNETYLEKIQPVQFSKSIGVRRPLSGGELFSLLLLITSIFLSLALGVLIAFLRGGNLNFVPSWLMQS, encoded by the coding sequence TTGACCCCTTCCTCTAATTGTTACGAACTGCTTGGTGTTGCTACCTCTGCTAATAACGCAGAGCTTAGAAAAGCTTTCCATCAATTAAGTAAGCAACTTCATCCGGATACGACATCTTTGCCAAGTGATGAAGCGACAAGGCAATTCCAAAATGTTTGTGAGGCTTATGATTTATTAAGTGATCCTGTCTTAAGGGCAAACTATGACTTATTTATTGAAAAAGAGAATAATCTTATAAGGCAGAAAAATGAAACTTATTTAGAGAAGATACAACCTGTACAATTTTCAAAATCGATAGGAGTTAGGAGACCATTATCAGGAGGAGAACTGTTTTCGCTTCTTCTTTTAATTACCTCCATTTTCTTGAGCCTTGCATTAGGTGTGCTTATTGCTTTTTTAAGAGGCGGAAACTTGAATTTTGTTCCAAGTTGGCTGATGCAATCTTAA
- the rsmG gene encoding 16S rRNA (guanine(527)-N(7))-methyltransferase RsmG, translated as MSADKNNKKANHLTIWNELKWVPSEKQLAQFIHLQELLKEWNKKTNLTRLVDGDDFWTAQVCDSLLPLHKELQHPELSHKYIDIGSGCGFPGIAIAIAMPNSNITLLDSSSKKTTFLKEVSKEIGLNSRITVVTERAETAGRDPILRSNFDYAIARAVASANVVAEYLVPFLNSTGQALIFKGGWSEAEQQILKKALTELNAKIQRTHEFVLPNNRGIRNIIRISSLNKCPNQYPRSIGKPKKQPLGY; from the coding sequence ATGTCTGCTGATAAAAACAACAAAAAAGCAAATCATCTCACGATATGGAATGAGCTTAAATGGGTGCCGAGTGAAAAACAATTAGCTCAATTTATCCATTTACAAGAGTTACTTAAAGAATGGAATAAGAAGACCAACCTTACTCGCTTAGTTGATGGAGATGATTTCTGGACTGCACAAGTATGTGACAGTTTGTTGCCACTGCATAAAGAACTTCAGCACCCTGAACTTTCTCATAAATACATAGATATTGGTTCTGGCTGTGGATTTCCTGGTATAGCCATAGCTATAGCAATGCCAAATTCAAATATTACTCTTTTAGATTCTTCAAGTAAAAAAACGACTTTTCTGAAAGAAGTTTCTAAAGAAATTGGATTGAATTCTCGTATAACAGTCGTAACTGAACGAGCTGAGACAGCAGGAAGGGATCCAATCCTTCGAAGTAATTTTGACTATGCCATTGCAAGAGCAGTTGCTTCTGCAAATGTAGTAGCAGAATATCTGGTGCCTTTTTTAAATTCGACAGGTCAAGCACTCATATTTAAAGGAGGGTGGAGCGAAGCAGAGCAACAAATACTAAAAAAAGCTTTAACTGAACTAAATGCAAAGATCCAACGAACACATGAATTCGTACTCCCTAATAATCGCGGTATTAGGAATATTATTAGGATTAGTTCTCTTAATAAATGTCCCAATCAATATCCAAGATCTATCGGCAAACCCAAAAAACAGCCTTTAGGTTACTAA
- a CDS encoding aldo/keto reductase, with product MARIKDSKNNSIPRRRFGRTEIQMPVLSLGGMRFQQSWKDLDPREINNQEQEILQKTIKHASQKGMHHIETARHYGTSERQIGWAFGQIDDPKRILQTKIPPNIDPSIFEQELELSMSRLGSKKIDLLAIHGINLPEHLDMTIRPNGCLEVVRRWQKDGLVGHVGFSTHANVELIIKTIETGFFDYVNLHWYFIRQENERALQAADANDMGVFIISPTDKGGHLHTPSLKLLDLCSPLHPIEFNDLFCLSDKRIHTLSVGASKPEDLDIHLGAISKLDIMHDLINTIDKRLFDASCKSLGESWLTTWKIGLPCWDQTPGEINIPVLLWLNNLLEAWDMESFAKDRYGLLGRGGHWFPGSNADCLDCEVSEDDLKKVLINSPWRSEIPFILRKLKNRLGGERRDRLWGV from the coding sequence GTGGCAAGAATTAAAGATAGTAAAAACAATTCAATACCTAGAAGAAGATTTGGGCGTACAGAAATTCAGATGCCAGTTTTATCTCTTGGAGGGATGCGCTTTCAACAAAGCTGGAAGGATTTAGATCCTAGAGAGATTAATAATCAAGAACAAGAGATCTTGCAAAAAACCATTAAGCATGCGTCTCAAAAAGGTATGCATCATATAGAAACTGCTCGTCATTATGGAACATCAGAACGTCAGATAGGCTGGGCCTTCGGCCAAATCGATGACCCAAAAAGAATATTACAAACGAAAATACCACCAAATATTGATCCTTCTATATTTGAGCAAGAACTTGAGTTAAGTATGAGTAGATTAGGTTCCAAGAAAATAGATTTATTAGCTATTCATGGTATTAATCTTCCTGAGCACTTAGATATGACTATTCGTCCTAATGGATGTCTAGAGGTTGTTCGTCGTTGGCAAAAAGATGGTCTTGTTGGTCATGTTGGTTTCTCAACTCATGCAAACGTTGAATTGATAATTAAAACAATTGAAACAGGATTTTTTGATTATGTTAATTTGCATTGGTATTTCATTCGTCAGGAAAACGAAAGAGCTTTACAAGCTGCGGATGCTAATGATATGGGGGTTTTTATTATAAGTCCTACTGATAAGGGAGGTCACTTACATACACCGTCGTTGAAACTTTTGGATTTATGTAGCCCTTTGCATCCAATAGAATTTAATGATCTATTCTGTTTGAGTGACAAAAGAATTCATACATTAAGTGTTGGAGCTTCAAAGCCTGAAGATCTAGATATTCATTTAGGTGCAATCTCTAAACTGGATATAATGCATGATTTGATTAATACTATAGATAAAAGATTATTTGATGCCTCATGCAAGTCGCTTGGAGAGTCATGGTTGACTACCTGGAAAATAGGTTTACCTTGTTGGGACCAAACTCCAGGAGAGATTAATATTCCTGTTCTGCTATGGCTAAATAATTTATTAGAGGCTTGGGATATGGAAAGCTTTGCTAAAGATCGTTATGGTCTTTTAGGCAGAGGAGGACATTGGTTCCCAGGCTCAAACGCAGATTGTTTGGATTGTGAAGTGAGCGAGGATGACTTGAAAAAAGTTTTGATTAATAGCCCGTGGAGATCTGAAATACCTTTCATACTTAGAAAATTGAAAAACAGATTGGGGGGAGAAAGAAGAGATAGATTATGGGGGGTTTAG